From a single Polynucleobacter asymbioticus QLW-P1DMWA-1 genomic region:
- a CDS encoding histone deacetylase family protein: MTTGYITHPDFLKHEMGSHHPECPERIQAINDQLIRSGIDVFLHHLDAPLASEEQLELVHSPDHIAFVKEQAPESGYAMLDGDTIMNPFTWTAALRASGAAIAGVDAVMKGEVENVFCAIRPPGHHAEPTRSMGFCLFDNVAIAARYAMEAYGIDRVAIIDFDVHHGNGTEAAFFNDPNVLMCSFFQHPFYPYSGLDHANNMVNVPLPAATRGDVVRSIVDERWMPALRNFEPQLIIISAGFDAHREDDLGQMGLVEEDYAWITRRLKEIANEYAQGRIVSCLEGGYNLSALGRSVVAHVKALADI, from the coding sequence ATGACAACAGGATACATAACTCATCCAGACTTTCTCAAACATGAGATGGGTAGCCACCATCCAGAGTGTCCAGAACGAATTCAGGCTATTAATGACCAATTGATCCGCAGCGGTATCGATGTATTTTTACATCACTTAGATGCCCCTTTGGCTAGCGAGGAGCAGCTTGAGCTAGTACATAGCCCAGATCATATTGCCTTTGTTAAAGAGCAGGCGCCGGAATCTGGATATGCCATGCTCGATGGAGACACCATCATGAACCCATTTACCTGGACCGCTGCCTTACGTGCATCGGGTGCCGCCATCGCAGGGGTAGATGCGGTGATGAAGGGTGAAGTAGAGAATGTGTTTTGCGCAATACGGCCACCAGGTCACCATGCAGAGCCAACTCGTTCAATGGGTTTTTGTCTTTTTGATAATGTTGCTATTGCTGCGCGTTATGCCATGGAGGCTTATGGCATTGATCGGGTGGCCATCATTGATTTTGATGTTCACCATGGAAATGGTACGGAAGCTGCTTTTTTCAATGATCCTAATGTATTGATGTGTAGTTTTTTCCAACATCCTTTTTATCCCTATAGCGGACTAGATCACGCCAATAATATGGTGAACGTACCATTGCCAGCAGCGACTCGTGGTGATGTGGTGCGTTCTATTGTGGATGAGCGCTGGATGCCAGCTTTAAGAAATTTTGAACCTCAGCTCATTATCATTTCAGCAGGCTTTGATGCACATCGCGAAGATGATTTGGGTCAAATGGGTCTGGTTGAAGAAGACTATGCGTGGATCACTCGGCGTTTAAAAGAAATCGCTAATGAATACGCTCAAGGCCGTATTGTGAGTTGCCTTGAGGGCGGATACAACTTGTCAGCTCTTGGGCGCAGTGTCGTAGCCCACGTAAAGGCTTTGGCTGATATCTAA